The Zonotrichia albicollis isolate bZonAlb1 chromosome 9, bZonAlb1.hap1, whole genome shotgun sequence genome has a window encoding:
- the LOC141730204 gene encoding olfactory receptor 14J1-like: MSSSSSISHFLLLALADTQQLQLLHFCLLLGISLAALLGNGLIISAVACGHHLHTPMFFFLLNLALTDLGSICTTVPKAMHNSLWDTRNISYTGCAAQVFLVFFFLGSEYYLLTIMCYDRYVSICKPLHYGTLLGSRACAHMAAAAWASVFLTAVMHTATIFSLPLCHGNALGQFFCEVPQILKLTCSHSNLREFGLLGFSICLEFGCFVFIVFSYVQIFRAVLRIPSEQGRHKAFSTCLPHLAVVSLFVSTAVFAYLKPPSMSSPSLDLALSVLYSVVPPVLNPLVYSLRNQELKAAVWRLITGWF; the protein is encoded by the coding sequence atgtccagcagcagctccatcagccatttcctcctgctggcactggcagacacgcagcagctgcagctcctgcacttctgcctcttgctgggcatctccctggctgccctcctgggcaacggcctcatcatcagcgccgtagcctgcggccaccacctgcacacgcccatgttcttcttcctgctcaacctggccctcactgacctgggctccatctgcaccactgtccccaaagccatgcacaattccctctgggacaccaggaacatctcctacactggatgtgctgctcaggtctttctggttttcttctttcttggaTCAGAGTATtacctcctgaccatcatgtgctatgaccgctatgtgtccatctgcaaacccctgcactacgggaccctcctgggcagcagagcttgtgcccacatggcagcagctgcctgggccagtgtcTTTCTCACTGCTGTCATGCACACAGCCACGATATTTTCCCTgcctctgtgccatggcaatgccctgggccagttcttctgtgaggtaccccagatcctcaagctcacCTGTTCACACTCAAACctcagggaatttgggctccttgggttttcaatctgtttggaatttggctgttttgtgttcattgttttctcctatgtgcagatcttcagggctgtgctgaggatcccctctgaacagggacggcacaaagccttttccacctgcctccctcacctggccgtggtctctctgttcgtcagcacagcagtgtttgcctacctgaagcccccctccatgtcctccccatccttggatctggccctgtcagttctgtactcggtggtgcctccagtcCTGAACCCCCTcgtctacagcctgaggaaccaggagctcaaggctgcagtgtggagactgatcaCTGGATGGTTttag